The window TCGGACGGTTTCTCCCGCTCCTCCTTCAAACAGCACATTGTCGGGAAGCACGACTGCGGCTTTGCCGTCGATTTTCAGCAAACTGCGAATGTGCTGCAAAAAGTTGAGCTGCTTGTTGCTGGTTGTGGCCCAAAAATCCTGGCGGTTATAGCTGAGGTCTTGTTTTTCCTGCTCGCCCTCTTCGTTGGTGATGGTCATGCTGCTCTTTTTGCCAAATGGCGGATTGGCCAGCACGTAATCTACGCGAATTCCTTCATCGGCAATAAGTGCATCGTTGGGAGAAATGAAGGTGTCTCCGTCAATTTCGCCAATGTTGTGCAGAAACATATTCATCAGGCAAAGACGGCGCGTACCGGCCACAATCTCGTTGCCCGAAAAGGTTTTATTCTTTAAAAAGGCTTTCTGCTCGCGGTTCAACTGGTGATGATCGGTAATGTAGTCGTAAGCGGCAAGGAAAAAACCGCCCGTTCCGCAACTCGGGTCGTGAATGGTTTTCATCGGCTCGGGCGCTGCGCACTGCACCATGGCTTTGATTAACGAACGTGGCGTGAAGTACTGCCCTGCTCCGCTTTTGGTGTCCGCAGCGTTTTTCTCCAGCAGTCCTTCGTAAATATCGCCTTTGATGTCTGCCCCCACCATCGTCCACTGCTCTTTGCCAATCATATCAATCACCTTGAGCAGCTTGGCCGGATCCTGAATTTTGTTTTGGCTTTTGGTGAAAATCTGACCGAGAATACCTTTTTCGGTGGCCAGCGAACGCAACATCTGTGTGTAGTATGCCTCCAGCTCGGCACCGCGCTTTTTGCTCAGGGTTTCCCAGTTGCACAACGGGCCGTCCGGAATTTCATTTCCATCGGCATCTTTTATCCGCGGAAAATCGACTTTCTTGTTGTACGGCGGTTTGCTCATTTCATCTCCCATTTTCAAAAACAGCAGGTAGGTAATTTGCTCCAGGTAATCGCCATAGCCCACGCCGTCATCGCGGAGCACGTTGGCAAAATTCCAGACTTTGGAGATGAGGGAGGATTCGGTCATTGATTGATGATTTTTAATAGTTTTCTGAATACGAACAGGCTCGGACGACGGCCCACACCTTTCTCCATGCATTCGATAATTTCATTTTCTTCCATGGATTTGAGCAATCTCGCAGCACTGGATTTTGGCACCCCCGACCTGCGATGAAATTCCGTAGTATTAAATATCGGGGTAGAAAAAATGAAATC of the Cryomorphaceae bacterium genome contains:
- a CDS encoding SAM-dependent DNA methyltransferase; this encodes MTESSLISKVWNFANVLRDDGVGYGDYLEQITYLLFLKMGDEMSKPPYNKKVDFPRIKDADGNEIPDGPLCNWETLSKKRGAELEAYYTQMLRSLATEKGILGQIFTKSQNKIQDPAKLLKVIDMIGKEQWTMVGADIKGDIYEGLLEKNAADTKSGAGQYFTPRSLIKAMVQCAAPEPMKTIHDPSCGTGGFFLAAYDYITDHHQLNREQKAFLKNKTFSGNEIVAGTRRLCLMNMFLHNIGEIDGDTFISPNDALIADEGIRVDYVLANPPFGKKSSMTITNEEGEQEKQDLSYNRQDFWATTSNKQLNFLQHIRSLLKIDGKAAVVLPDNVLFEGGAGETVRKELMKTTELHTILRLPTGIFYAHGVKANVLFFDNRPASKKPWTQEVWVYDYRTNVHHTLKKKTMQL